The sequence TCTGCTCGATTTGGGCTATATCGCGTTTTATGCGATTGGCGCCTACATGACCGGATTGTTGGCATCGCCGCAATTTGCGTCGGTGCTGGAATCCTTCGTTAATACCTACCCTGCGGTTGGAAACTTTCTGGTGATGGTATGTGGACCGGAAATCACCCAAAACGGCATACACCTGTCGCTATGGGTAATCGTGCCGCTCGGTGCCGCGCTGGCTGGTTTGTTCGGTGCAATTCTGGGCGCGCCAACACTCAAGTTGCGTGGTGATTATCTGGCGATCGTGACGCTCGGCTTCGGTGAAATTATTCGGATCTTCATGAACAATCTGAATGCACCGGTGAATATTACCAATGGTCCGCAAGGGATCAATCTGATTGACCCGATTCATATTTTTGGGGTCTCTCTGGCTGGTGCGCGTGGCTCCAATGCGACTGTTTATTTTGGTGGTTTCGGCATGCCCTCGGTCAATGCGTACTACTTTCTGTTCCTGTTCCTGTGTATTGCGATCATCTTTATCACCGTCCGCTTGCAACATTCACGCCTCGGGCGCGCCTGGGTAGCTATTCGTGAAGACGAAATTGCTGCCAAGGCAATGGGTATCAACACGCGTAACGTCAAGCTGCTGGCATTTGCGATGGGGGCATCGTTTGCCGGCGTTGCCGGTGCGATGTTTGCCTCATTCCAGGGTTTCGTATCCCCCGAGTCGTTTTCTTTAACCGAATCAATTGCTGTGCTGGCGATGGTGGTATTAGGCGGTATGGGGCACATCCCGGGCGTCGTACTGGGTGCCGTTTTGCTGTCGGCATTACCGGAAGTATTACGCCACACGGTCGAACCGGTTCAGATGGCAATCTTCGGCAAAGTTTTGATAGATGCCGAAGTATTGCGTCAATTGTTATATGGCCTTGCAATGGTTGTGATTATGTTGACCCGTCCTTCCGGGTTGTGGCCTGCGCCAAAACACGAAGACCGACCTGATACCGATGTTGATAAACCTGCGAAGTCAGCCGACGTCGTGGCGGCCTAAGGAGATCTCATGAGCGAACAAATTATTCTGAACATCTCCGGCGTCAATAAGCGATTTGGCGGTCTGCAAGCATTGTCTGAAGTGAGTATCAAGATTTTAAAGGGCCAGATTTATGGTCTGATCGGTCCTAACGGCGCCGGCAAGACGACGTTATTCAATGTGATTACCGGTTTGTACCAGCCGGATACGGGCTCATTTGAATTGTCCGGTAAGCCATATTCCCCTTCGGCACCGCATGAGGTGGCGAAGGCGGGAATTGCGCGTACTTTCCAGAATATTCGTCTGTTTGGGGAAATGACCGCACTCGAAAATGTCATGGTCGGTTGTCACGTTCGCAGTCATCAAGGCGTATTCGGGGCAGTCTTCAAGCATCCTGCGGCGCGTCGCGAAGAGGCGGGAATCCGTGCACGCTCGATGGCTTTGCTGGAGTTTGTAGGTATCGCACGTTTTGCAGATCGCACCTCGCGTCACCTTTCTTACGGTGATCAACGCCGTCTGGAGATTGCCCGAGCGCTGGCGACCGAACCACAATTGCTGGCATTGGATGAACCCGCCGCCGGTATGAACGCCACGGAAAAGCTGGCTTTGCGTGAACTCCTGGTCAAAATCAAGAATGAAGGAAAAACCATTTTGTTGATCGAACACGACGTCAAACTGATGATGGGGCTATGCGATCGCATGACAGTGCTGGATTATGGCAAGCCGATTGCAGAAGGTCTGCCCGCCGACATTCAAAAAAATCCAGCAGTGATTGAAGCATACTTGGGAGGTGGTCACTAATGGCTGAGAATATTCTGCGCGTTGAGGGCCTGAAAGTCGCATACGGTGGTATTAAAGCCGTAAAGGGCATTGATCTCGAAGTGAATAAGGGCGAGTTGGTGACCTTGATTGGTGCCAACGGTGCCGGTAAAACCACGACGCTGAAAGCGATTACCGGCACTTTGCCGAATTGTAAAGTAGAAGGGTCGCTGCATTATCTCGGGCAGGCGATCAAAGGAAATCATTCATTCGATTTGGTGAAGAAAAATCTGGCAATGGTGCCGGAAGGTCGGGGGGTCTTTACCCGCATGAGCATTCATGAAAATTTGTTGATGGGTGCTTATATCCGTGACGACAAAGCCGCTATCGCTGCGGACATCGACAAATGGTTCGGTGTGTTTCCT is a genomic window of Glaciimonas sp. PAMC28666 containing:
- a CDS encoding ABC transporter ATP-binding protein; this translates as MANYFDTKKNPAKAYGSLAVLAVFLVAFPFVAAMYGNSWVRIMDFALLYIMLALGLNIVVGFAGLLDLGYIAFYAIGAYMTGLLASPQFASVLESFVNTYPAVGNFLVMVCGPEITQNGIHLSLWVIVPLGAALAGLFGAILGAPTLKLRGDYLAIVTLGFGEIIRIFMNNLNAPVNITNGPQGINLIDPIHIFGVSLAGARGSNATVYFGGFGMPSVNAYYFLFLFLCIAIIFITVRLQHSRLGRAWVAIREDEIAAKAMGINTRNVKLLAFAMGASFAGVAGAMFASFQGFVSPESFSLTESIAVLAMVVLGGMGHIPGVVLGAVLLSALPEVLRHTVEPVQMAIFGKVLIDAEVLRQLLYGLAMVVIMLTRPSGLWPAPKHEDRPDTDVDKPAKSADVVAA
- a CDS encoding ABC transporter ATP-binding protein, yielding MAENILRVEGLKVAYGGIKAVKGIDLEVNKGELVTLIGANGAGKTTTLKAITGTLPNCKVEGSLHYLGQAIKGNHSFDLVKKNLAMVPEGRGVFTRMSIHENLLMGAYIRDDKAAIAADIDKWFGVFPRLKERSAQMAGTLSGGEQQMLAMARALMSHPTLLLLDEPSMGLSPIMVEKIFEVIRNVSAQGITILLVEQNAKLALEAAHRGYVMDSGLVTMSGNAKDMLNDPKVQAAYLGEG
- a CDS encoding ABC transporter ATP-binding protein, with the translated sequence MSEQIILNISGVNKRFGGLQALSEVSIKILKGQIYGLIGPNGAGKTTLFNVITGLYQPDTGSFELSGKPYSPSAPHEVAKAGIARTFQNIRLFGEMTALENVMVGCHVRSHQGVFGAVFKHPAARREEAGIRARSMALLEFVGIARFADRTSRHLSYGDQRRLEIARALATEPQLLALDEPAAGMNATEKLALRELLVKIKNEGKTILLIEHDVKLMMGLCDRMTVLDYGKPIAEGLPADIQKNPAVIEAYLGGGH